A stretch of the Candidatus Paceibacterota bacterium genome encodes the following:
- the rplR gene encoding 50S ribosomal protein L18, producing the protein MKKPTSKLKRDRRHKKIRAKIFGTEARPRFSVFRSNKYIYAQLIDDATGKTLVAASSMKAPGKTVLEKAKAVGLELAKLAMAKKIKTVVFDRGGFIYTGKIKVLADSAREGGLVF; encoded by the coding sequence ATGAAAAAGCCAACATCAAAACTAAAAAGAGATCGACGCCATAAGAAAATTAGGGCCAAGATTTTTGGCACCGAAGCCAGACCGCGCTTTTCGGTTTTTCGTTCCAATAAATATATCTACGCCCAATTGATTGATGATGCTACCGGTAAGACTTTGGTAGCCGCTTCCTCAATGAAAGCTCCGGGTAAAACCGTTTTGGAAAAAGCTAAGGCTGTTGGTTTAGAGTTGGCCAAATTGGCCATGGCCAAGAAGATTAAGACTGTCGTCTTTGACCGAGGAGGCTTTATTTACACCGGCAAAATCAAAGTCTTGGCCGATAGTGCCAGAGAAGGCGGTTTAGTGTTTTAA